The sequence below is a genomic window from Acidilobus saccharovorans 345-15.
CTGTTGACCAGCTTGTCCACGCTGTCAAGCCCTAGGGCCTTCATGAGCTGCGAGACCCTCGGGAACATGTAGAAGGCGCCCTGCGGCTTGTAGGACTCGAAGCCAGGGACCTCCTTCAGCAGGTTGTAGAGCGCGTCCCTCCTCTTCCTGAACTCGTCTATCATGTTCCTCACGGGCGTCCAGTCGCCCCTGAGCGCGGCCACGCCGGCCTTCTGAGCTATGCTGGTTGCACAGCTGTATATTGAAACTGCCAAGTCAAGCATCCTGCTTATGACCTCGCGCCTTGCAACGAGGTAGCCCAGCCTCCAGCCAGTCATCGAGAAGGTCTTGGAGAAGCCGTTTATGTAGAGGAGGTTGTCCCTCCAGCCCGAGTGACTTATTGTGCTGCCGAACTCCCCCTCATATATGAAGTTATCATAGATCTCATCAGCGACCACTATAACGTTCTTCTTCGCCGCCACCTCCATTAGCTCCTCTACCTGCCTGGGGCCTATTACCACGCCAGTCGGGTTGTTGGGGTTGTTGAGGAAGAGCAACCTGGTCCTGTCAGTTATGGCCTCCTCAACTTTCCCTATGTCGAGGCTGAACCCCTTGCCCGGCTCGAAGTCCATGCTCACAAACCTTGGCCTAGCGCCGAAGAACTTCGTGACCTGGGCATAAGCGTAGTAGCTGGGCTCTATTATTAACGCTTCGTCCCCGGGCCTCAGGTAGGCCGCCCCTGCCATGAAGAGGGCGGTCTTGGTGCCCGTGGTAACTATTATCTCGTTTGGCTTGACGTCGGACTTATACCTGCTGTTGAGGTAGTCGGCTATGGCCTCCCTCAGCTCCGGTATGCCGGCCGTCTCCGTGTAGCCCGTGAAGCCCTGGTCAAGGGCGTCCTTGGCCGCCTCCCTTATGTGCTTGGGCGTCGGAAAGTCAGGCTGCCCTATGCCAAAGCTGATAACCTTAATTCCCTTGGACTCAAGCTCCCTTATAATCGGGAGGTAGCTGAAGGCGCTCTCTCCCTGTATTAAAAACATCTCCTGCTTGAGCCCCAGCGTCGGAGGCTCATTCGACAATTTTCAGGCACCAAAGTTAACTTGTACTGTCAGAAATTATAAGGATTTGAGATACAGATAGGGACATCTGAAGTATTTAATCTATAAGAGAACCCGCTACTACGTATTAAATACGCTTTGGA
It includes:
- a CDS encoding pyridoxal phosphate-dependent aminotransferase, encoding MSNEPPTLGLKQEMFLIQGESAFSYLPIIRELESKGIKVISFGIGQPDFPTPKHIREAAKDALDQGFTGYTETAGIPELREAIADYLNSRYKSDVKPNEIIVTTGTKTALFMAGAAYLRPGDEALIIEPSYYAYAQVTKFFGARPRFVSMDFEPGKGFSLDIGKVEEAITDRTRLLFLNNPNNPTGVVIGPRQVEELMEVAAKKNVIVVADEIYDNFIYEGEFGSTISHSGWRDNLLYINGFSKTFSMTGWRLGYLVARREVISRMLDLAVSIYSCATSIAQKAGVAALRGDWTPVRNMIDEFRKRRDALYNLLKEVPGFESYKPQGAFYMFPRVSQLMKALGLDSVDKLVNRLLYEKGVLVLPGTTFPDRLGRDFVRFSFATSMDNIVEGVKRIAEFAAEAMRR